One genomic segment of Candidatus Poseidoniia archaeon includes these proteins:
- a CDS encoding D-glycerate dehydrogenase produces the protein MKVFVTRRLPETVMGRLEKANEITELRVNPEDRALTRDELEEGTAWCDILLSQLVDPVDSALMECNSELKLIANYAVGYNNIDVPAATKRGIPVTNTPGVLDDSTADLTWALLMAVARRIVEADRYMRDGKYEGWAPTLLMGTDVHHKTLGIVGLGRIGFALAQRARGFGMRILYSDLEPKPYAEEVGAEYVDMYTLLRQSDFVSLHPFYDKKSHHLIDTRELREMKRSAFLINVSRGPVVNEKVLVKALKAGEIAGVALDVYEREPAMEPELAQMDNVVIVPHIASASLETRTAMGNIAVDNVLARCRGDALMTCLNPEAAG, from the coding sequence ATGAAGGTGTTCGTCACGCGGCGGCTGCCGGAGACGGTGATGGGCCGGCTCGAGAAGGCGAATGAAATCACCGAGCTGCGGGTCAACCCGGAGGACCGCGCGCTGACGCGCGACGAACTTGAGGAAGGCACGGCGTGGTGCGACATCCTGCTGAGCCAGCTGGTCGACCCGGTCGATTCGGCGCTGATGGAGTGCAATTCCGAGCTGAAGCTGATTGCCAACTACGCCGTTGGCTACAACAACATCGACGTCCCGGCGGCGACCAAACGCGGAATCCCGGTCACCAACACCCCCGGCGTGCTCGACGACTCGACCGCCGACCTGACCTGGGCGCTGCTGATGGCGGTCGCGCGGCGCATCGTCGAGGCCGACCGTTACATGCGCGACGGCAAATACGAGGGATGGGCGCCGACGCTGCTGATGGGCACCGACGTCCACCATAAGACGCTGGGCATCGTCGGGCTGGGTCGCATCGGCTTCGCGCTGGCGCAACGCGCGCGCGGCTTCGGCATGCGTATCCTTTACAGCGACCTGGAGCCGAAGCCGTACGCGGAGGAGGTCGGCGCAGAATATGTGGACATGTACACGCTGCTGCGCCAGAGCGACTTCGTTTCGCTGCACCCCTTCTACGACAAGAAGTCGCACCATCTCATCGACACGCGCGAGCTGCGCGAGATGAAGCGCAGCGCATTCCTGATTAACGTCAGCCGCGGCCCGGTGGTGAACGAAAAGGTGCTCGTCAAGGCGCTGAAAGCGGGCGAAATCGCCGGTGTGGCGCTCGATGTCTACGAGCGCGAGCCGGCGATGGAACCCGAACTGGCGCAGATGGACAACGTCGTCATCGTCCCGCACATCGCTTCCGCCAGTCTGGAGACCCGCACGGCGATGGGCAATATCGCGGTCGATAACGTGCTGGCG
- a CDS encoding MoxR family ATPase, with the protein MSKTKLSIEETGKLADVIQAEVGKVVLGKQQNIELLMAAVLANGNILFEDFPGLAKTLMSNTLADTLGCKFKRIQFTPDLLPADITGSYFFDPEKNKFTFREGPIFCNLLLADEINRAPPKTQAALLEAMQEKQITIEGTTHVLERPFIVLATQNPIEYEGTYPLPEAQMDRFLVKLSVGYPDEEVETAILAARAERKHDAFEVESISSPGQVVAMHRAVEEVFVKQEIMQYMVSLVQGTRGDPRVAVGSSPRGSLGLFKLSRALALLSGRDYVVPDDVKRSVIPVLAHRIILKPEARIRGVKPEQVLAELLTAVDVPAVKVEDE; encoded by the coding sequence ATGAGCAAAACCAAACTTTCAATCGAGGAGACCGGCAAGCTGGCCGACGTAATTCAGGCCGAGGTGGGCAAGGTCGTACTGGGCAAGCAGCAGAATATCGAGCTGCTAATGGCGGCGGTGCTGGCCAACGGCAACATTCTCTTCGAGGATTTCCCCGGGCTGGCGAAGACGCTGATGTCAAACACCCTCGCCGACACCCTGGGGTGCAAGTTCAAGCGTATCCAGTTCACCCCCGACCTGCTGCCGGCCGACATCACCGGTTCCTATTTTTTCGATCCTGAGAAGAACAAGTTCACGTTCCGCGAAGGGCCGATTTTCTGCAACCTGCTGCTGGCAGACGAAATCAACCGTGCGCCGCCCAAGACGCAGGCTGCGTTGCTGGAGGCGATGCAGGAAAAGCAGATAACCATCGAGGGCACAACGCACGTGCTCGAGCGGCCATTTATCGTGCTGGCGACGCAGAATCCCATCGAGTATGAGGGAACTTATCCGTTGCCGGAGGCGCAGATGGACCGCTTCCTCGTCAAGCTATCCGTGGGATATCCCGACGAGGAGGTCGAGACCGCCATCCTGGCCGCCCGCGCCGAGCGCAAGCATGACGCCTTCGAGGTGGAGAGCATTTCATCGCCGGGGCAGGTGGTGGCGATGCATCGTGCTGTCGAGGAAGTCTTCGTCAAGCAGGAAATAATGCAGTACATGGTGAGCCTCGTGCAGGGTACCCGCGGCGACCCGCGCGTCGCGGTCGGCTCGAGCCCGCGCGGTTCACTGGGACTGTTCAAGCTTTCGCGTGCGCTGGCGCTGCTCTCGGGACGCGACTACGTGGTTCCCGACGACGTCAAGCGCTCGGTCATCCCGGTGCTGGCGCACAGGATTATCCTGAAGCCGGAGGCGCGCATCCGCGGCGTCAAGCCGGAACAGGTGCTGGCGGAGCTCCTGACCGCGGTCGATGTCCCGGCCGTTAAGGTCGAAGACGAGTAG
- a CDS encoding DUF58 domain-containing protein, whose amino-acid sequence MWTRKAVTYTGLGTILVLFAPFINNLQLLLLGITLLGFVAVHSLVNTSPVSVNITRRFSDSQIFEGQEVEVELVIQNRGRSIGFLEIYDQLPHEVELAGGLNHTIVRLHRNEALLAHYRLECHLRGQYQLGKPRLRLYNPSFLFYYESDVDSESTLVVFPKIEALEGLDLSSDFPKMYQGAMPIRRIGTSGEFYSIREYHPGDDFKNINWRVFGRTRKLMVNQFEREDISDVMLVLDAREIAGTGTPVHNPLNYGCRAAAALVDYFLHTRNRVGLTIYGEAVESIGVDSGERHLYRLLTKLSEVRPAGALGLHTVVGELRNFTPRSPVIVISTLEQDPTVHAALREITAHGFKLTLIAPDTLEFDRESRIISPAVYFTASAELDNNISEARSLGARALRWDPDSVLGPALQEVVK is encoded by the coding sequence ATGTGGACCCGTAAGGCGGTAACCTACACCGGCCTCGGCACTATCCTGGTGCTCTTCGCGCCTTTCATCAACAACCTGCAGCTGTTGCTGCTCGGCATCACGCTGCTCGGCTTTGTCGCGGTCCACAGCCTCGTCAACACGAGCCCGGTCAGCGTCAACATCACCCGCCGCTTCTCCGACTCGCAGATTTTCGAAGGGCAGGAGGTGGAGGTGGAGCTGGTAATCCAGAATCGCGGCCGCTCCATTGGATTTCTCGAAATCTACGACCAGCTGCCGCACGAGGTAGAGCTGGCGGGGGGGCTTAACCACACCATCGTGCGACTGCACCGTAACGAGGCGCTGCTGGCGCATTACCGCCTCGAGTGCCACCTGCGCGGGCAGTACCAGCTGGGCAAGCCGCGGCTGCGGCTCTACAATCCGTCGTTCCTGTTCTACTACGAGTCGGACGTCGACTCGGAGTCGACGCTGGTCGTTTTCCCGAAAATCGAAGCGCTGGAGGGGCTTGACCTTTCGAGCGACTTTCCCAAGATGTACCAGGGCGCGATGCCGATTCGGCGCATCGGGACCAGCGGCGAGTTCTACTCGATTCGCGAATACCATCCCGGCGACGATTTCAAGAACATCAACTGGCGCGTCTTTGGCCGCACGCGCAAGCTGATGGTCAACCAGTTCGAGCGCGAGGACATCAGCGACGTGATGCTGGTGCTCGACGCGCGCGAGATTGCCGGCACCGGCACGCCGGTCCACAACCCGCTCAACTACGGCTGCCGCGCGGCGGCGGCGCTGGTCGACTACTTCCTGCACACCCGTAATCGCGTCGGCCTCACGATTTACGGCGAGGCGGTCGAGTCCATCGGCGTCGACAGTGGCGAGCGGCACCTCTACCGGCTGCTGACGAAGCTCTCCGAGGTGCGGCCGGCCGGTGCCCTGGGGCTGCACACGGTCGTTGGCGAGCTGCGCAACTTCACCCCGCGCTCGCCGGTCATCGTCATCTCGACCCTCGAGCAGGACCCGACGGTGCACGCCGCGTTGCGCGAAATCACCGCGCACGGCTTCAAGCTGACGCTCATCGCGCCCGACACGCTCGAGTTCGACCGGGAGTCGCGCATCATCTCGCCGGCGGTCTACTTCACCGCCTCGGCCGAACTCGACAACAACATCTCCGAGGCGCGCTCGCTCGGCGCGCGCGCCCTGCGCTGGGACCCGGATTCGGTGCTGGGGCCGGCGCTACAGGAGGTAGTCAAGTGA
- a CDS encoding HAD hydrolase-like protein, producing MEWVVFDAVGTLMYPCPGVPLAYHEIGRRYGSRLSEKVVRERLSVAFGSVVRPRGDRTSADDEQAWWRRVVAATLTDVSDPAATFDSLWANFAAAQSWCLYGDVAAGVSAVADRGLRAAIASNFDARLGGIIGGHTELDAVRPVLHAAGLGWRKPARQFFDAVCRELGCTPDAVLYVGDDPHGDVVPARAAGMRALLVARDGGGDLRSLAELASHL from the coding sequence ATGGAGTGGGTCGTCTTCGACGCGGTCGGGACGCTGATGTATCCCTGCCCCGGCGTGCCGCTCGCCTACCACGAAATCGGCCGGCGCTACGGCTCACGGCTCTCCGAGAAGGTGGTGCGCGAGCGGCTGTCTGTCGCCTTCGGGAGCGTGGTGCGGCCGCGCGGCGACCGCACCTCGGCGGACGACGAGCAGGCGTGGTGGCGACGCGTCGTCGCCGCGACGCTAACTGATGTCAGCGACCCCGCGGCGACGTTCGACTCGCTCTGGGCCAACTTTGCCGCGGCGCAAAGCTGGTGCCTCTACGGCGACGTTGCAGCGGGGGTCTCCGCCGTCGCCGACCGCGGGCTGCGCGCGGCGATCGCGTCCAACTTTGACGCGCGGCTCGGGGGCATCATTGGCGGCCACACGGAGCTCGACGCGGTGCGGCCGGTGCTGCACGCGGCCGGGCTGGGGTGGCGCAAGCCGGCGCGGCAGTTCTTCGACGCCGTCTGCCGCGAGCTTGGCTGCACGCCCGACGCGGTACTCTACGTCGGAGACGACCCGCACGGCGACGTTGTGCCAGCGCGCGCAGCCGGGATGCGCGCGCTGCTTGTCGCACGCGACGGGGGCGGCGACCTGCGCAGCCTGGCGGAGCTCGCGTCGCACCTGTAA
- a CDS encoding DUF4147 domain-containing protein, which produces MTPRDDAEAIFHAAVAAVQPEVLLSGHLQRDGDRLWFPAIELEWQLDRNVRLAAFGKAAPGMVRAAETILGEHIVVGIASVPVGTAPCDGVTAFHPGAADNLPDEAAMEAAERINDLAVEASADELLLVLISGGGSALLPLPAAGITLEQKLATTRALTSAGATISELNAVRRHLSELKGGRLAQLAAPATVVALAISDVIGDPLPDIASGPTVGDSSTYGDCLAIVARLGVELPSAVAAHLERGAAGELEETPAVEPPKTRTAVIGSNRIALEAAAATAAARGYAAGIVTDALEGEARGAGKHIARHITGERGCRCLLWGGETTVAVTGDGRGGRSQELALAAAIELAGSAGTGLLAAGTDGQDGPTDAAGAWVDGGTPVAGARAALDANDSHGFLAPTGALFRPGLTGTNVMDIVIGLVDR; this is translated from the coding sequence ATGACGCCGCGCGACGACGCTGAAGCCATCTTCCACGCGGCGGTCGCGGCGGTGCAGCCAGAGGTGCTACTTTCAGGGCATTTGCAGCGCGACGGCGACCGGCTCTGGTTCCCCGCCATCGAGCTGGAATGGCAGCTGGACCGCAACGTCAGGCTCGCCGCGTTCGGCAAGGCGGCGCCGGGAATGGTGCGCGCGGCCGAGACCATCCTCGGCGAGCACATCGTCGTCGGCATTGCGAGCGTCCCTGTCGGGACGGCGCCGTGCGACGGCGTCACCGCGTTCCACCCGGGCGCCGCCGACAACCTGCCCGACGAGGCGGCAATGGAGGCGGCCGAACGCATCAATGACCTCGCTGTGGAGGCGTCCGCGGACGAGCTGTTGCTGGTGCTCATCTCGGGCGGCGGCTCGGCGCTGCTGCCGCTGCCGGCAGCAGGAATCACGCTCGAGCAGAAGCTGGCGACGACGCGCGCGCTCACCAGCGCGGGGGCGACCATCAGCGAGCTGAATGCGGTGCGGCGCCACCTCTCGGAGCTGAAGGGGGGCCGGCTGGCGCAGCTCGCTGCGCCGGCGACGGTCGTCGCGCTCGCCATCTCGGACGTCATCGGCGACCCGTTGCCCGACATCGCTTCGGGGCCGACAGTGGGTGATTCCTCGACTTACGGTGACTGCCTTGCCATCGTCGCGCGGCTTGGCGTCGAGCTGCCGTCGGCGGTCGCGGCGCACCTCGAGCGCGGCGCCGCGGGCGAACTCGAAGAGACGCCCGCCGTCGAGCCGCCGAAAACCCGCACGGCGGTCATCGGGTCGAACCGCATCGCGCTCGAGGCGGCGGCCGCCACGGCCGCCGCGCGCGGCTACGCGGCGGGCATCGTCACCGATGCGCTGGAGGGCGAGGCGCGCGGCGCTGGAAAGCACATTGCGCGCCACATTACGGGCGAGCGCGGATGCCGCTGCCTGCTCTGGGGCGGCGAGACGACCGTGGCCGTTACCGGGGACGGTCGCGGTGGTCGCTCGCAGGAACTAGCGCTCGCGGCTGCAATTGAGCTGGCTGGTAGTGCCGGCACCGGATTGCTCGCTGCCGGGACCGACGGGCAAGACGGGCCGACCGACGCCGCCGGCGCGTGGGTGGACGGCGGGACGCCGGTCGCTGGCGCACGGGCGGCGCTCGACGCCAACGACTCGCATGGTTTCCTGGCGCCGACCGGCGCGCTGTTCCGGCCGGGGCTGACCGGCACCAACGTCATGGACATCGTCATCGGGCTGGTCGACAGGTAA
- a CDS encoding DUF4350 domain-containing protein, with protein MRLSSRAGLAILLVTVLLCSFLLFPLFQGVVSRPPQLSAYGEDWNDVSLFRESLEEEGYEVTAILSNPAVINDITVHDQTLVVIAGTESPYSALEVEVLASYLEQGGRVLVLGDFDFSNSIADLFTASYTGHRLWDQNYQGNVSMVEVRASLGGGSYTLLLNEPTALRTRQPVTSPLWGAGIELTESVIISSSANSYIDLDDDGVITPEDDVAGPAGFPVGVWCGLRKEGDELGQAVFIGDSSLAINRMWEREDNAEFMLDLVAELLPDGGTVLFDESRHTQDTFGASLFQAAIGFYFLLSGQTLIIQAIRLNVLVVVILATLMVALRQPEPLRWRHFFDIHRPRPWRGLGNPSIAQLQQLLLERMRLRHQLYELDDLAPEERLALATELVKRYNILLDAGLSALLFRPDSVKEEDIRVLAQKIEAWST; from the coding sequence ATGCGCCTCTCCAGCCGGGCGGGACTCGCCATCCTGCTGGTGACAGTCCTGCTCTGTAGTTTCCTGCTATTTCCGCTGTTCCAGGGCGTCGTTTCGCGACCGCCGCAGCTCTCGGCCTATGGTGAGGACTGGAATGACGTCTCGCTCTTCCGCGAATCGCTCGAGGAAGAGGGCTACGAAGTTACCGCCATCCTGTCGAATCCGGCGGTCATCAACGACATCACCGTACACGACCAGACGCTGGTGGTCATCGCCGGTACCGAGTCGCCCTACTCGGCGCTCGAGGTCGAGGTGCTCGCCAGCTACCTCGAGCAGGGGGGGCGGGTGCTGGTGCTGGGCGATTTCGACTTCTCGAACTCGATAGCTGACTTGTTCACCGCCAGCTATACCGGCCACCGGCTTTGGGACCAGAACTATCAGGGTAACGTCTCGATGGTCGAGGTGCGCGCCTCGCTCGGCGGCGGCAGCTACACGCTGCTGCTCAACGAGCCGACCGCGCTGCGGACGCGCCAGCCGGTCACCAGCCCGCTCTGGGGCGCCGGCATCGAGCTGACCGAGAGCGTGATTATCTCCAGTTCGGCTAATTCGTATATCGACCTTGACGACGACGGCGTCATCACTCCCGAGGACGACGTCGCAGGGCCGGCCGGATTCCCGGTCGGGGTCTGGTGCGGGCTGCGCAAGGAGGGCGACGAGCTGGGGCAGGCGGTCTTCATTGGTGACTCCTCGCTCGCCATCAACCGCATGTGGGAGCGCGAGGACAACGCCGAGTTCATGCTCGATCTCGTGGCAGAGCTGCTACCCGACGGGGGGACCGTGCTCTTCGACGAGTCGCGCCACACGCAGGACACCTTCGGCGCCAGCCTGTTCCAGGCCGCCATCGGTTTCTACTTCCTGCTCTCGGGGCAGACGCTCATTATCCAGGCCATCCGGCTCAACGTACTTGTGGTAGTCATCCTCGCGACACTGATGGTCGCGCTGCGGCAGCCGGAACCGCTACGCTGGCGCCATTTTTTTGATATCCACCGGCCGCGTCCATGGCGCGGCTTGGGGAATCCCTCCATCGCGCAACTACAACAGTTGCTGCTGGAGCGGATGCGGCTGCGGCACCAGCTCTACGAACTGGATGACCTCGCTCCCGAGGAACGGCTGGCGCTGGCGACGGAACTGGTCAAGCGTTATAACATCCTGCTGGATGCCGGGCTGAGTGCGCTCCTGTTCCGGCCCGATTCGGTAAAGGAAGAGGACATCCGCGTGCTGGCACAGAAGATAGAGGCGTGGTCCACATGA